GGAGCTGACCAGCATCATCAGGCTCGATCGCGGTAGGTGGAAGTTTGTGATCAAGCCATCGATAATCCGCCAGCGATAGCCCGGATAGATGAATAAGTTGACGCGATCGCTGCCTGGCTTGAGCTCGCCCGAAGCAGCGGCCCCTTCGATCGCCCGCACACTGGTCGTGCCGACTGCAATCACACGACCGCCCGCCGCTTTGGTCGCCTGAATTTTCTCGACAGTCGCGGCTGGAACGACCATCCGTTCGCTGTGCATTTGGTGCTGGCGAATATCCTCAACATCCACTGAGCGAAAGGTACCAATGCCGACATGCAGGGTCACGGGAGCTGTGGCAACGCCCATGTCAGCCAACGTTGTCAGCAGTTCCGGCGTAAAGTGCAAGCCCGCCGTTGGTGCCGCCACTGCGCCCATCTCCCGGCTGTAGACCGTCTGGTAGCGCTCAGGATCGCTGCTGCTGGTGTGGATATAGGGCGGGAGTGGCATTTCTCCCAGAGTCGCCAGCCGTGACCAAAAAGCTTCTGGTTCACCTCGGAAGCGCAACCACCGGCCCCCTGTGGCTGGATCGCTCGCTTCCACATCAGCGACTAACAGTGGATCTTCAGGATTTGGCCCAAAGGTGATCGCCGCTCCAGGCTTCAGCCGTTTCCCCGGTTTGACTAGGGTCAGCCAATAACCTGGACCGTGCTCCTCCACCAGCAGCACCTCGACTGGCACGCCCGTGTCGATTTTTTGGCCATACAAGCGAGCAGGGATAACGCGGGTGTCATTGATGATCAGCAAGTCGCCAGGATTGAGCAGTTGCGGCAGGTCGTAGAAGTTCCGATGCCACAGCTGCTCGCGATCGGGAAAAACCAAGAGGCGGGCATGATCGCGGGGCTCAACGGCCGTTTGGGCAATCCGATCCGCTGGTAACTCGTAGTCGTAGGCATCCAGTTGCCAATCCGAGGGAGAAGACTCGTTCACAGACAGAAGCTCGAAAGAATGAGGTTAGCGAAGTGAATCACAGCGATGAGCGATCGCAATCACGATCCCGTGTCCCAGATGACAGATCTGAGAGGTGCGCTCGTTACAATCGTGCCATCGCTGCTGGCCTGCGTTGATATGGTGATTGCTTCTAACTCGATCGGTGTAACGGCTGAGGCCCTGCTCTACGACTATCGTGAAGCTGCCAATCCCCTCGGGCAACGCCTGATTTCGCGAGTTCCCTATCAAGACTGGGGTGCAGAGCTGCACCAAGCGCCAGCAACGGCGATTATTCCGCTTGACCTGAGTGAAGCCCTGGGTTGCGAAGGGCCGGCCACCTCGCCCTCCCTCCTAGCGAACTTCGTTCACATTTTGCCAAATCAAGCGATCGAAACCACCGCGATCGCTACTAGCCAGATTTTCTACGTGTTGCGCGGACAGGGCGTGACCCGTGTCGCCGATCAGGAAATTGCTTGGACGGAAGGCTGCTGCCTGGCGCTGCCCACCGATGCGATCGCGACCCACTATGCCCAGACGGATAGCGCCTTCTATTGGGTTCACGATGCACCGTTGCTACGCTACCTCGGCGTCAAACCCGATCGCGCCCGCTTCCAGCCAACGCTCTACCGCCGCCAAGACCTGGAGCAGACCCTCGCTGCGATCGCTGCGGATCCCAAGTCCAAAAAGGCGAATCGTCTTAGCGTCCTACTCGCCAATCAGAACTTTCCCCAGACGCGCACGATCACCCATACGATTTGGGCGATGTTTGGATTGCTGCCGCCCGACGTTGTGCAAGCTCCCCACCGTCACCAATCCGTGGCGCTGGATTTGATTTTGGATTGTCAGCCCGGTTGCTACACCTTGGTGGGCACACAGCTGGATGAGCGCGGTCAAATTCGCAACCCCGTCCGTGTTGACTGGCGGCCCTACTCGGTGTTTGTAACGCCGCCGGGTTACTGGCATGCCCACTACAACGAGTCGGGCCATGAAGCCCATTTGCTGCCGATTCAAGATGCTGGTTTACACACCTATCTGCGGACGCTCGATATTCTGT
The sequence above is a segment of the Synechococcus elongatus PCC 11801 genome. Coding sequences within it:
- the queA gene encoding tRNA preQ1(34) S-adenosylmethionine ribosyltransferase-isomerase QueA, whose translation is MNESSPSDWQLDAYDYELPADRIAQTAVEPRDHARLLVFPDREQLWHRNFYDLPQLLNPGDLLIINDTRVIPARLYGQKIDTGVPVEVLLVEEHGPGYWLTLVKPGKRLKPGAAITFGPNPEDPLLVADVEASDPATGGRWLRFRGEPEAFWSRLATLGEMPLPPYIHTSSSDPERYQTVYSREMGAVAAPTAGLHFTPELLTTLADMGVATAPVTLHVGIGTFRSVDVEDIRQHQMHSERMVVPAATVEKIQATKAAGGRVIAVGTTSVRAIEGAAASGELKPGSDRVNLFIYPGYRWRIIDGLITNFHLPRSSLMMLVSSLIGRDRLLSAYATAIAEQYRFYSFGDAMLILPDAKLS
- a CDS encoding cupin; amino-acid sequence: MVIASNSIGVTAEALLYDYREAANPLGQRLISRVPYQDWGAELHQAPATAIIPLDLSEALGCEGPATSPSLLANFVHILPNQAIETTAIATSQIFYVLRGQGVTRVADQEIAWTEGCCLALPTDAIATHYAQTDSAFYWVHDAPLLRYLGVKPDRARFQPTLYRRQDLEQTLAAIAADPKSKKANRLSVLLANQNFPQTRTITHTIWAMFGLLPPDVVQAPHRHQSVALDLILDCQPGCYTLVGTQLDERGQIRNPVRVDWRPYSVFVTPPGYWHAHYNESGHEAHLLPIQDAGLHTYLRTLDILFARSNGQISDEAA